A genomic stretch from bacterium includes:
- the dgt gene encoding dNTP triphosphohydrolase: MSNGFYNDFDREELDPRDPDYRSVFQRGRDRLIHNAAFRRLQAKTQVFLSGEYDFYRTRLTHSIEVAQIAGSIARWLNSSSDKLGPDFHIDLALVESAALAHDIGHPPFGHAGESRLHGLMKEWGGFEGNAQTLRLITEIIFTSGRSRRGMNPTRAFMDGVLKYKTLFSEWPDPVKHFLYDDQKRYLDFVFDGRAFPAELAPGRARNAFRSLECEIMDWADDTAYGLNDLVDSANAGFVTIGRVNRWAADQDLTAAEARLLDDLVTAIGDGNLERVMNRKIGTFVEACSLVERENFMSDVTNRYRFGMVLDEEIVREQKLYARLAVNLVFRSPQVCQLEYKGGHMLERLYNALTAHYLGEGSPPLSLLSRDFEAEMSRAGDDPARRARIICDYLAGMTDGFAIRIYKRLFDPDFGSIVDLV; the protein is encoded by the coding sequence GTGAGCAACGGCTTCTACAACGACTTCGACCGCGAGGAGCTCGATCCCCGCGACCCGGACTACCGCTCGGTCTTCCAGCGCGGCCGCGACCGCCTGATCCACAACGCGGCCTTCCGCCGCCTGCAGGCCAAGACCCAGGTCTTCCTCTCGGGCGAGTACGACTTCTACCGCACCCGCCTGACCCACAGCATCGAAGTGGCCCAGATCGCGGGCTCCATCGCGCGCTGGCTCAACAGCAGCAGCGACAAGCTGGGGCCCGACTTCCACATCGACCTGGCCCTGGTCGAGTCGGCGGCCCTGGCCCACGACATCGGCCACCCGCCCTTCGGCCACGCCGGCGAGAGCCGCCTGCACGGCCTGATGAAGGAGTGGGGCGGCTTCGAGGGCAACGCCCAGACCCTGCGCCTGATCACCGAGATCATCTTCACCAGCGGCCGCAGCCGCCGCGGCATGAACCCCACCCGCGCCTTCATGGACGGCGTGCTGAAGTACAAGACGCTCTTCTCCGAATGGCCGGATCCGGTGAAGCACTTCCTCTACGACGACCAGAAGCGCTACCTCGACTTCGTCTTCGACGGGCGCGCGTTCCCCGCCGAGCTGGCGCCGGGCAGGGCCCGCAACGCGTTCCGCAGCCTCGAGTGCGAGATCATGGACTGGGCCGACGACACGGCCTACGGCCTGAACGACCTGGTCGACAGCGCCAACGCCGGCTTCGTCACCATCGGGCGCGTGAACCGCTGGGCCGCCGACCAGGACCTGACCGCCGCCGAGGCCCGCCTCCTCGACGACCTCGTGACCGCCATCGGCGACGGCAACCTCGAGCGGGTCATGAACCGCAAGATCGGCACCTTCGTCGAGGCCTGCTCGCTGGTCGAACGCGAGAACTTCATGTCCGACGTCACCAACCGCTACCGCTTCGGCATGGTGCTCGACGAGGAGATCGTCCGGGAGCAGAAGCTGTACGCCCGGCTGGCCGTGAACCTGGTCTTCCGCTCGCCCCAGGTGTGCCAGCTCGAGTACAAGGGCGGCCATATGCTCGAACGGCTGTACAACGCCCTGACGGCCCACTATCTTGGCGAGGGCAGCCCGCCCCTGTCCCTGCTCTCGCGCGACTTCGAGGCCGAGATGTCCCGCGCCGGCGACGACCCGGCGCGCCGGGCCCGCATCATCTGCGACTACCTCGCCGGGATGACCGACGGCTTCGCGATCCGCATCTACAAGAGGCTCTTCGACCCGGACTTCGGGTCCATCGTGGATCTCGTTTGA